The genomic segment ACCGGTGACTTTCAACGATACGTCGGGGCGGTGGGTCACCAAGATGACGTTCTGTTGTCTGAGCTGCTCGGCCTGCTCCAGCGCAGTGAGCTTGCGTGCACCCTTGACCCAATAGTCACGGCGGAACTGCTGGTTGACCATGAAATCGCGCACCGTCTCGCGGAACATCGGGTCAGGAATTTCTTTGAGGAAGGCTTGCTGTTCGGCGGTCAGATTGATCGCATCAATATGATCCAGATAATGGGCCGAGCAGGCGTATTGAAGTTTGGCTGGCGCCAAGCATTCGGCCATGGTGGCGAAATGCATGGGGTGCCAGTCACGGTTGAAGTACTCGTGCGCCAGGTAGTGGCGGTTGTAAGCCTTCATGCCTTTGAGGCGGTCTGCCACTAAAGGATTGGCACGGCTAAATGTAGGGTTGGTAGCCAAGAGCTTCTCAGCGAAGTCCAACGCACCATCAATGCGGCTGACAATACCCCGCCCTTCGGTTCCCAGCACCTCGGCATGCTCGGTCATCAGGTGGCGCATCGGCGCAAAACTGGCCCAGCCCGGCAGGGTGTTGTAGCTGATGTAGAGCACACCACCAACCTTTAACTTCTTGCGGATGAAGTCGACGATCACCTGGCGGTTCTCATCGCTAATCCAGCTCCAGATGCCGTGCAGGCCGATGTAGTCAAAATCTGGCAGGTCTGGACGGTTGGCGAACTCGGCAAAGGCCTCGTCATAGAGCTTGGCACCTGCGCACGAAGCGCCAGCCAGTTCCTTGGCAAAGCTGGCTTGGCTGGGGTTGAAGTCGGTGCCGTGCCAGTGCGTCACTGAAGCGGCAGCGTGAAAGTTGGCACTCAGGCCTTGACCAAATCCAAGCTCGCAAGCGCTGCCAACTTCCGGGAAGACCAGCCCCTGGTTCAGAAACGCGAGTTTGACGCGGTGGGGGTTGAGTTCTTGATAGTAGCCAAAGGTGTAGCCAATGTCGGCCACGTAGCCGGCGGTCCAGTCGGTCATGGTTTTCCTTCGCAGATTGCAGATGTACGGGGCTTTTCTGAACACATGGGGAGTGTGCTAAGAAAAACCCCGCCTCCTTTTGAGAAGCGGGGTTTTGAGTACTACGCCCTCAATCAGCCGAGGGCTAGGGTGCTGGACTGATTAACTAGGTCCGTTTCCTATTATCGTCCTTACACGAGTGTAATAACTTCAGCGGCCAGCGTGGAACTGGCGAGATCAACCACACCAACCAGTTCGATCACCAAATCGACACCGTCAGAGTACGTGGCAGCTGCCGCGTTATCGACGGTAACGTAGGTGTTGCCGTTGTACTGGAACCAGTTGGCAATAGCGTTGCCGCTACCGTTACCCGCGTTGGCTGCATCCAGGTAATTGGCGAATGTGGCTGCACCACCCAGGGTGATTTTGGCGCCCAGGGTCGCTTCTGCCACCAATGTACCTACGCTAGCACCGACCAAGTCGATCTTATCGCCGGCAGCGATACCGATGATCGAAGGATAGTAACCGGCAGCGCTCGTAACATGGTTGACATCGAACGTATCCACACCCGAACCGAAGGTGATGACGTTCAGGCCAGCCATAACTGCCGAGGTCGAGACCGTATTCGTACCGGTACCTACATCCACCGTATTGGCGCCTGCGCCGATGGTGATCGTGTCGTTACCAGCACCACCACTCAGGACGTCATTGCCCGAACCACCGGTAATCGTATCGTTACCAGCACCACCACTGATGGTGTCGGCCTTGCCAGCGGCAGAACTACCGGTCAGCGCGTCATTACCAGCACCACCGGTCAGCGTAACACCGGTCGTTGCCGCGGTCGTGACGGTCACCGCACCACCCGCACCCGTCGCCGTCACACCACTGGCATCAACTTTCGTCAATGCCGTCAGAGTGGAACCAGCCAGACTCAGGCCAGCGTCACCGGAGATGGTGATGGTCTTAGTAGCAGCAACAACCAGCGGGGACACAAATGCGGCCGTAGCAGCTGTCGTATCGGTGTCGTCGGTGGTAATGGTGAGAGTTTCGACGTTGGCGATCGTGTATGCAGCGGAGTTGGTAAAGCCATCGGTCGCGGCAAACTTAAGATTAACGTTGTCCGTGGTACCACTGTCGACTGCGAGAGCAACGCTACCCGCGACGGTAGTCGCCGCCGTTTGTACCAGCGTAAAGTCGGCAGCAGCACCTGACACTGTCAATGCAGCAGTCGAACCAGCGATAGACAAGGTGTTCATTCCATCTGCCTTGGACATGTCGATGGCAGCGGCACCAGCGGCATCACTCAACGACAGTACTTCAAAGTTTGAGACAGTTGCTGCAAAAGCAGTTGAACCCGTCGCAGTGACACCTTGAGCGCGTGTCATCACGATCGTATCAGTACCGTCACCAGCATCTACTGAACCACCCGTACCCATCACGCCAGCATAGGTCACGGTATCATTCCCTGCGCCGGTTGTAATGGCGGTTGTGCCCGAAGCAGACAGGGTAATCGTATCAGCGCCGCTACCACCCACATATTTCTGACCAGCAAGAATTGCGCCGGTGAATTTCACATCACCAGTGCTGGTGCTAGTAATTACAGCAGCCGAATTAAACGTATGACCAGAAACAGTCAGGGCCTTGTCGCCGCTGATGTTCACTGCTTTGGCGCCGGAGGCCGACAGGCTGTTCAGGGTGCTCGCAGCTGTGCCGGCAGCGACGTTCACCGTCGTGTAATCGCTGTCCAGAGTCACTGCGCCCGTGGTGGTGATGCCGTTCAGGTTCAACGCCAGGGTGGTGGCAGTCGCGGTGGTCAGCGCGCCCGAGGTTTCGGCAACACTGGTGCCTTTGCCGGCCAGGGTCAGAGTGGCCAACGCACCAGAATTGATGGTAGCTGCACCGAAGTTCTCCAGGCTGACCGTGGTGATCTTGCCAGCAGCGGTGGCGGAAGTGGAATTCACGTCAGTGATGGTGACATCACCGGCCGCAACGCCCACTACGCCTTGAACAAATGCAGCGCCCTGTGTCGTTACCAACGCATCAATAGCATTTGAAGCATCAGTTTCAGCAAGGTCTGTAACGTTTGAACTAGCGGTAGTACTCGTAAAAGTAATAACACCGCCAACGTTTGCACCACTTGAGAAGCCGGTCAGGGTGCCAGAGTATGTACCAGTAGCTGCAGCACCACCAGTAGTAGCACCAGCAGCCAAACTTGTAAAACCAGCGATCAATTGCGCTTGGGTAGTTACGCCAGTTGATGTATACGTCAATCCGCCAATCGTTACTGATTGACCTGCCGTCAAACCAGTCGCATTGATTGTGACCGCCGTTGACTCGGTTACGGCTGTAACACCCGTAACAGCAGCAACCGGAGCAGACTCCTTGACGGAAACGCTGGTCGTGTCGGCAGTACCAGTCACAGTAACGGCGCTACCGGTGGCCGTGCCATTGGCACCAACGGCTGCTGCGGTGGAGTTCGTCGCAGTTTGCGTAACCGAAACGGTCGTGCCGCCCTTGACGGTGATTGCGCCAACAGCAGAAGCGGAGGCAGCGGAGCCCACGCTCGTAACGGTCACTGCACCGGTGGGTGCAGTAGTGGCGCCCACAGAGATTGTGCCGGTGGTCTGACCTGCGGTCGTGACGGTAGTAGCAGCAGTCCCGTTCAGCGAGATGTTACCGGCCACCTGCGCACTGTCATTCAAAATCAGCGAAGTCAGGCCAGTATAGGTGGAGGCATCCAGGGTATAACCAGCGCCCGAGGTGTTGATCTTGAGGGTTTCAACGTTGGTAACGGTCGCTCCACCGGGTGAAGCTGTACCGATGGTGTTGATGGTCATGGTGTCAGTGCCCGCACCACCATCAATTGTGTCGAATGCAGACCAATTATCGGTCGTGCCGTTAGTACCACCATTGATCGTATCGTTACCCGATCCGCCGGTAATGGTGTCCGAACTGGTGGTGAGCGTATGACTTTGCCATGAAATACCTCCTTGAATCAGTAGCCACTTTTCCGGTTGCGATGATCATCCCATCAATCTTGCTGGGATGATCAAGCGGCAACTGCGCTTACTGAGGAGCGGTGTATTGATTTATTAGGGATATTTCCCTTCCCGGTACCATCCCAGTATCCCATGGGCCTGCAATCCATCTCACAGCCCGCATCGAGGTGGAGTAAGAACCTCCTTGCTATGTAGTCTCAGTGTGACTACAATTTACACTGCCAATTGGACTGGAGGTCCATCATGAATACCGCTGCCGACACCTACGTCCGCGCTCGTATAGATTCCGCTACCAAGGAGCGTGCCGCCACTGCCCTGGAAGCGATGGGCCTGTCCATCTCTGATGCCATCCGTCTGCTGATGCTGCGGGTTGCTGACGAGCGCCGGCTACCCTTCGAGGTCAAGGCTCCGAATACCGTTACTCGGAAGGCTATGGCTGAGTTGGAAGCTGGGAAGGGTAAGCGCTTTGCTTCCGTGGAGGACCTGATGGCGGACCTCCATGCGCACGATTGAGCGATCCTCAGCGTTTAAGCGCGACTACAAGCGGGAAAGCAAAGGCGCCCACCGGGCATCCTTGGACACAGATTTGGTTCACGTTCTCACAGCATTAGTGCATGACAAACCACTACCAGCAAAGCTGCGTGATCACGATCTCAGCGGCGATTGGGCTGGATATCGTGAGTGCCATATCAAACCTGATCTACTGCTGATCTATCGAAAGCCCGATGCAGAGACCTTGAGGCTGGCACGCCTTGGCTCTCACAGTGAGCTTTTCGGCTAACCGAGCCGCTGGCGCGGGGTGGGTTGGTACGGCCAGTGTTGGCCCATCAACAAATCTGACCAACCATGAAAAAACCCCGCCGGAGCGGGGTGAGGGTGAGTCAGTCAACATATGGCCTACGCAAAAATACCTGTCGCCTGTACAGCGGCATTGGCCTTATTTTGCTTCCGAGAATCCAACAGATGGAGATATACAGCAGTCGTCTTCAACTGTGTATGAGCCAAGGCTGCCTGCACATCGATAATGTCAGCGCCGGACTCCAACATCATACTTGCAAACGTGTGACGCAAATCATGGGTGCGCAATGTCGGCAGCCCAGCCCGTTTCCGAACCATTTCCCACGCGGCGCGGCAGGAATGGTAAGGCTTGCCGGTCTTGGGGTTCGGGAATACCCAACATGACGTTGCATTTTGTTGGCGTTTCTTCAACAGGTCGACAACCTCGGCGGCCAGAAATACACTGAAGCCCTGCTTGGCTTTGTCAGCCCAATCGGGTACGGTCAAAGTTCCGCGCTCCAAATCCAACCAGCTCCATTGCATGGACAGCACATTAGACCTGCGCAATCCAGTGGCAGCGGCTACACGGAGGATGTCGAGAAGATCAGGGTTTTCTGATTGCTCTGCGGCGGCCATTAGCCGTTGCAGCTGAGCTGCATTCAGAAATTGGCCAGTCACCTTACGGATCGTTTTCAGTTTGAAGGATTTGGTCGGGTTCTCAACGACGACGTATTTCCCATTTTCAATCGCCACATTGAAAAGATGCCGAATAAGAATCATGATTCGCTTCACCGTACCCTCTGACAAGGTCTTACCCTGCTGAGTCTTCCATCTGCCACCTGCAACCGGTTTGTTCTCCAGTTCATCCTTCAGGACCTGAAGTACCTCCTTGTTGATTTCCCTAAGGCGCATTTGTCCGAGGGCGTCTTGGAGGTGATTTCTGTATATGGAAGCATGGGTTTCAGCGGATCGACTGTTTGATCTTACCTCCGGCATATAGGTATCGAAAAAGAACTCCTCCAGCGTCGGGTTCAGCTTCTTGCGGTCACCAGGCGCCATGATGCCTTTGGCCTTGGCGATATCTTCTAATCGGACTTTAGCCAAGGACCGGGCAGCTTGTGCTGAGATCTCCCCGACTTTGGCAATCTTTTCCTGCCGTTGTTTGCCGTGAGGATCACGGTAGGAAACGATGTAGGCCTTTGATCCGGCCGCTGTTACAACCGCAGCAAAACCAGTCTGTTCTGTATCGAATACTGCAATCCATTTCTTGCCATTCGGAACTTCCAGACGGGACAAAGCAAGTTCGCTGATGTGAAATTTCATGACGGCTTCTCCTAGCCGCACTCATGGCAAAGCGCCGATACCCCGTTGAGGGGCTATCCAGTCGAAACCGTGCGAAATTTGACCTACTGCGTATAGGTTCACGAGCAGCTTTAGCCCCCCGAATACGAACAGGGGGCAATTCGATGTCTCCGGATTCTGAAAAACTCCCATCGCACGCGACTGGATTTTTCAGGTGCAGGGGCCATGGCAAATGCGAACATCAGCCCTTGGGCTGAGGCAAAGGGCGTCCAGCCCGCGCCAGAGCAAAGCCGCGATTGCGGCTGCGCAGCGCCCCAGCGCGAAGAGCACCCGTAGGGCAGTGGCGGACCGGCGTCCGACAGTGGATTTGGCAGCGCCCACGCTGACAAATCTGCCCTATGGGGGGAGCCAACAGACCGGCAATGGCCCGTCCAGGGCCCATTGAGGCGCCCCAAGCGCCGACGGAGTGTTGGGGGGTGGAACAACCCCGGGGCCCCGACCACGGTCGGGCAAGGGGGGCACGTCGCAAATCCCTCGGGCCCCGGCTCACCCCGTGAGACAGGGTAGGGATTTAGCGCGGGGGGAATTTTGGCGACCCTGGTCGGCAACCCCGTGCGGCGGCGTGCGCCCCTTGCCCGAGCGCAGCGGAGGGCCCCCAGCGTGAGCCTGCCCCTAGGCAGGCAATCCCCGTTCTGCCCGTCCAGGGCAGACGCAGAGGGGATGGTCACGTAGCCCTTCCAAGGAAGGGCGCCTCGCCACGAA from the Denitratisoma oestradiolicum genome contains:
- a CDS encoding class I SAM-dependent methyltransferase — protein: MTDWTAGYVADIGYTFGYYQELNPHRVKLAFLNQGLVFPEVGSACELGFGQGLSANFHAAASVTHWHGTDFNPSQASFAKELAGASCAGAKLYDEAFAEFANRPDLPDFDYIGLHGIWSWISDENRQVIVDFIRKKLKVGGVLYISYNTLPGWASFAPMRHLMTEHAEVLGTEGRGIVSRIDGALDFAEKLLATNPTFSRANPLVADRLKGMKAYNRHYLAHEYFNRDWHPMHFATMAECLAPAKLQYACSAHYLDHIDAINLTAEQQAFLKEIPDPMFRETVRDFMVNQQFRRDYWVKGARKLTALEQAEQLRQQNVILVTHRPDVSLKVTGALGEADMSEAVYAPILDLLTDHKAKTLGQIEQSVKDKGIAFAQITQATMVLTGAGHLALVQDDAVTARAKKQTDKLNAHLCQKARGSNDISYLASPVTGGGFAVNRFQQLFLLSIAQGKKQPAEWAQLVWQTIAAQGQKLVKEIKTLETPEENLAELTAQATAFAEKQLPILRALQIV
- a CDS encoding beta strand repeat-containing protein, with the protein product MTINTIGTASPGGATVTNVETLKINTSGAGYTLDASTYTGLTSLILNDSAQVAGNISLNGTAATTVTTAGQTTGTISVGATTAPTGAVTVTSVGSAASASAVGAITVKGGTTVSVTQTATNSTAAAVGANGTATGSAVTVTGTADTTSVSVKESAPVAAVTGVTAVTESTAVTINATGLTAGQSVTIGGLTYTSTGVTTQAQLIAGFTSLAAGATTGGAAATGTYSGTLTGFSSGANVGGVITFTSTTASSNVTDLAETDASNAIDALVTTQGAAFVQGVVGVAAGDVTITDVNSTSATAAGKITTVSLENFGAATINSGALATLTLAGKGTSVAETSGALTTATATTLALNLNGITTTGAVTLDSDYTTVNVAAGTAASTLNSLSASGAKAVNISGDKALTVSGHTFNSAAVITSTSTGDVKFTGAILAGQKYVGGSGADTITLSASGTTAITTGAGNDTVTYAGVMGTGGSVDAGDGTDTIVMTRAQGVTATGSTAFAATVSNFEVLSLSDAAGAAAIDMSKADGMNTLSIAGSTAALTVSGAAADFTLVQTAATTVAGSVALAVDSGTTDNVNLKFAATDGFTNSAAYTIANVETLTITTDDTDTTAATAAFVSPLVVAATKTITISGDAGLSLAGSTLTALTKVDASGVTATGAGGAVTVTTAATTGVTLTGGAGNDALTGSSAAGKADTISGGAGNDTITGGSGNDVLSGGAGNDTITIGAGANTVDVGTGTNTVSTSAVMAGLNVITFGSGVDTFDVNHVTSAAGYYPSIIGIAAGDKIDLVGASVGTLVAEATLGAKITLGGAATFANYLDAANAGNGSGNAIANWFQYNGNTYVTVDNAAAATYSDGVDLVIELVGVVDLASSTLAAEVITLV
- a CDS encoding type II toxin-antitoxin system RelB/DinJ family antitoxin; the encoded protein is MNTAADTYVRARIDSATKERAATALEAMGLSISDAIRLLMLRVADERRLPFEVKAPNTVTRKAMAELEAGKGKRFASVEDLMADLHAHD
- a CDS encoding type II toxin-antitoxin system YafQ family toxin, yielding MRTIERSSAFKRDYKRESKGAHRASLDTDLVHVLTALVHDKPLPAKLRDHDLSGDWAGYRECHIKPDLLLIYRKPDAETLRLARLGSHSELFG
- a CDS encoding tyrosine-type recombinase/integrase, producing MKFHISELALSRLEVPNGKKWIAVFDTEQTGFAAVVTAAGSKAYIVSYRDPHGKQRQEKIAKVGEISAQAARSLAKVRLEDIAKAKGIMAPGDRKKLNPTLEEFFFDTYMPEVRSNSRSAETHASIYRNHLQDALGQMRLREINKEVLQVLKDELENKPVAGGRWKTQQGKTLSEGTVKRIMILIRHLFNVAIENGKYVVVENPTKSFKLKTIRKVTGQFLNAAQLQRLMAAAEQSENPDLLDILRVAAATGLRRSNVLSMQWSWLDLERGTLTVPDWADKAKQGFSVFLAAEVVDLLKKRQQNATSCWVFPNPKTGKPYHSCRAAWEMVRKRAGLPTLRTHDLRHTFASMMLESGADIIDVQAALAHTQLKTTAVYLHLLDSRKQNKANAAVQATGIFA